The genomic window GGTTGACAAGGTGGCAGGCGAGGGGCACTCTTGGAATAACCTGCACGGGTATGAGATGGATATGGCGGCATACCTTGCCTCCGTCGGCCAGAGATCCTTCACTTGAGTGAGCATACCGATGGGAGACTGTCGCATATATGGAGTTAGGATGCAGCAAATGGGAGACTGTCGCATATATGGAGTTAGGATGCAGCAAATGGGAGACTGTcgcatatctctactcctaatgtctcagttggtaggtcgcgttccgggttttattttcgtcccaccttacccggtcttttttggtactttctttggtacttcctcccacctccctcTCAGCCgcgaaaaaccaaagaaaaccccGCAATcgagtcccccacccgcccccacgCGCCTAACCTCCCGTAGAACCCATCTGTCACGAACGAAAACAAACCGGCGAAAGCAAACCGGCGAAGATTAACCAACGAAAAAAAATTGCTGACCAAACTCCCGCACGTACGACCGAGGTATCGTGCCTCGAGCGAGAAACCGTCGCCTGACTCTCTGCCCTCGTTCGCCCGCCGCTGCCCTTCGTCCCTTCGCTGCCGCCCTCCAGATCCTTCGCCTCCGCCCGGCGCCGCTAGCCCCCGACCTCCTCCCCGGCTCCCGACGCCGCCCGCCCCCCACATCTCCTCCCCCGATTCGGTGGTCGCCCTGCCCCCACCTTCTCCCTCACTCCCGGCGCCGCCCGACCCCCAACCTCCCTGGATCCCGGCCGCTCCGCCCCCACCTCCTCCCTCACACCCGCCCGCCCATGCCGCCTATTCGCGCCCCTCCCACACACTCTCGACCTCCTCCCGGCGTGCCACCGCCCCTGCTCCTCCCTCCTCCAGGAGGACGCGCCGCCGCCCCTGTTCTTCCTTCCTCCTGTCGGCGGGTcaggtccctcaacatcgcggcgTCGGAGGCGGACGCAAGGCCGGTGCTGGTGCCGGGGGGCAACAAGGCCCCGGCGGCTGCGTGGAAACCTTCTCCCAAGCCGCTGCGGAAGGCGCCAGAGAAGCCTCCGGCCGCTGACCCGGTCAAAGAGGATGAGTTGCAGGGCGTGAAGAAGGACGCGGGGGCCGCCACTGCTGTTGGCGACGACGGCGCTAGGAAGGGGAACTCGTCCCCATTGCCGCCGCCGAGGAAGCTGCAAGATGCACCGGCGGTGAACCTCAACGCGTCCTGCTCCTCGGAGGCCCCCGTGGAGTCGCTTCGCGGCCAGGCCCCAGGCGGAAGGACGGAGAAGGGCTGGTCCCGGCCGACCGCGCCCAAGCGTGGGAAGGCTGCGTCTAAGGTGGTGGAGAAGCACACCGATGTCGCGGAGGTTGCCGCTCCGGTGACGCCGGAGGCCGTCCGAGGGAGGAGCCGGTGCGCCTGGGTGACTCCGACCACCGGTGAGTTCTTGCTTCCTGAATCCTGATGGTTTGCTTATCTAATCATTTATGCAGTATGCTTGCAATTTGTGCTTGTTCAGAACTGTCAGCTACTTATAAACACTAGAATTTTTAGTGTCCAATCATGTGTTGCAATTTCTGTCATCTTTTATATTTTAGCATGATTAGTCACTCACCTATTTCCTCTGATTTAGTTGGAGATGCTGCTGCTATTTGTTCAGATTGGGGGAGGCTAGAGAGGCTTGCTTGATGTTGTGTTTGCTACGTCAGAGAGCAGTGAGAACTGAGATTTGGGTGGGGGGTGGAGGTAGCAGGGAGAGGATGTTTACTCGATGGAAGAGTGCAGGGTATGTTGCTTGCTACTGCTACTGTGTGTGTTATTGTGTTGTTTTGTAGTATTTCTGAACTGTTAGAGATATTGTCGCAGTGAGATTTTGTTCCCAATATGGATATATGGTCTTTTCCAGTGCATGGCAAAACTAACTAATGATTGGGTGGTAACCTCATGATTGGGTGGTGCATGCAGGGCACGCCTCCGAGGTAGCCGATGCCTACTGTATCCAGTGTTCTGCTGGATCCGGTGCCACCTCAAAGAACACCTTCTTCTGGCTGGGCATTGAACGCCTCAGGGACGACGAGGTGCAGCAACTGGGGTGGAAGCAGTTCAACTACATGATGAAGAATTGAGTGAAGGGGTTAAGACGGTTGCGTTGTGCATGCGCTGCTTGCTTGCCGGTGAGTGTCACCATTGTGACTAGGTGTTCTTTGTTGCCTATGCCCTCTGTAGTTTAAGGTGTTTGTTCTTTTAGCAGCCCATAAAATACTGCAATGTAAACGATTGTCTTCTCTATGTCTACAACATGCACTAGAAGTATAGAACTAATGGCAGTGTTTTGTCTATACAATATATTAGTATATCATATATGTTTTTGTTTCTAAGTGTATTATAAATTAGTATAGACTATCTATCATCCTTTCATTCAGTCTTTGCAAAGAAGTTCAGTTGCCTTCCGTATGGTTTTATCAACAGTTCTTTTGTGCAGTTGACACAATGGTATGCTGTTTGTGTATAGTTTTATCCACCATTTATAGGGAATACATACATTTCTTAGGTTCCCTTGCTGCAAATGTTAAAAAACTTAAATACAGTGAATGAATGTATTTTTAGATGGAAAACGCCATTTCCAGTAATAGTTGGACAACCTCAAAAGAATTGCTCGAGTAACATGTTTCCAAGTAGCAGACTGCATAATCTTTCAAATTATAGGCAATGCTATACAAGAAACACTGACCTAGGAGTTTTTTTTACGGTGCACTGATCTAGGAGTTAGTATAGTACTTTGTATTTCCTTCTGAGCCGGTGcttaaaagctactccctccgtcccataatgtaagacgttttttgacactacaatagtgtcaaaaaacgtcttacattatgggacggagggagtaatacgcACCTGGGATTGGTTAGGACACTGTTACCAGATACGTTTTCAATTTCAGTCCATGGTGGAGATTTAGTGGAGCTGGAGAAAGTGAGCATGTAATGATATAATCAGTACAATGGCACAGAGCCAAATCAGAACTCATGAAAGTGGACATTTCTCAGTTATGATTGATCACAGTACGttagaaaatactccctccgttcctaaatataagtctttgtagagattccactatgaaccacatacggatgtatatacatgcattttagaatgtagattcactcattttactccgtatgtagttcatagtgaaatctttacaaagacttatatttaggaatggagggagtagtaaaatgcAGCAATTTAGAACTAAGACGCAAAATGAAACTAATTGAACATGACCGAGAACTAATGGTAGTGCTTTCCGCTGCGGCAACTTACTTTTGGTTTCACTCATGACAACATTTTCTCAAGATTTTTAGTTTGCACGATTTAGCTTTTGGAGGCAATTTCATCTTATTCTTTAGTTATTTAGTCAAAATTATCACAAGACATGATCCTAATTGTTTCCAGATCTATATCTTTGTTCAATATGCCTTCGCTGAAATTCTGAACAAGCTAAGGTGCTAAGCTCGTGGTGTAATTCTTAGAGCAATGCTACACAGACGACATCTTGGCAGCCGATTCATGCACGACACATGTTAGCAGCCGTCCATCACTTTGGCTCCATGGGTTAGTACCATCGATCACAGCTTCGTGCATACATCGTCCGCCAAGGTGTCGTGTGCATAGTGATTTCGTAATTCTTATGGTGGAGGGAATCATAATTGATATTGGGACAAAGTCCGGCCTGGCGGCTATGCACGTACAAGTATAACTACATCGTCTGCCTTCACTGAGTTCCAAAAGAAATTCGTCAAAATCAAATATCACGACACTCTATTTAGGCTAGACAGAAGTGCCTTCAGTTTACGAGATCTCAGAAATTTTGAGAATAGTAGCACATGATCTGCAATTGTGTCTTTGCAAGTTTTACtgattttgtgtttttttgttgcaAGGTCCTAAAGCAGTTTACCCTTTTGATCCCTAGATTTTCTTACTAATTGTAGATTGTTGAAATTTCTTGCAAATAAATAGACAATATGTTTGGGGTTTATCTAAGTGCCTAGCATGGTGCAACAGTTATATTTCTCATCAACGATGTTGAAAGAGCTATAACTTATATCGATCTCTGATTCAAATTCTTTTTTTCTAGGGAGGGCATTGCAACTATTCATGGTGAGCACCATATAAGTAATTTAGTCTATATTAATTAGTTTCCACTAGAAACAAGTTGTGGTCATGGCGTGCTATCTATCCCAAGTCCTCTTTCTGGCCATGGTAGCCAAATCATATAAGTTATTTCTGTATGATCTGACCTAAGCATTACTGTTTGCAAGTAACCTTCCATATCGAAATCAACTTCTGTATGATCTGACCTGTTGAGCTCATCACAAAGACCATAAAATCGGCTCTATCCCTGATGTCCGATAAAAAAGGGGAACTATAGCCTCAGATCGAAAAAGTTTCTTTTCTTTTGTGATTTTGCAGCGGGACTTGTGCAATTGGTAGATAGCATTTGCCTTCCGAAAATTTTCCTTGAGACCATGAGagtctgaagaaaaaatgattaatTATTAATGTTGTTATATTTATGCAAGTTGAATGCTATTAAAAATTTCTTATTTCCCTTATCGGGAATGAATTGTGATTTATACTAGCTGTTAGACAAATATTGGAACACAGTGTGCATGATAGTTCTTTTTAGAATACGTAAAGAACTTTGTGTCCCGATGAACTCATAGAAAAAGAGATTTGAGATTATGTCCAAGCCTAAAGAAGGGCCACGTCTAAAATAGAACACCACACCCCTTTTTAAAATTACTGATGGGTTGATGTTGTTCCATGTCGTGGCGGGGACGGCCGTGTAGCAGTCGTATGCGCACTGCTTGTGCTGGGCGCCGATCTGGAGGCCCCTGATCGGAAGGGACGCCACTGGAGTTGCTGCGGGAGATGGTAGCGGTACACCCAGTGGCAAGGCACCATATGACAGACAATTGTGGTCTGCATTTTTttaaccaaaatattgaacatgttCTGATTTTACCAGAATACTGATGTGGACATTCAAGTTGCAATAGTGGAGCTGGATGTGCTGCTATAGATTGGTCCTTGCAGCTTATGAAGGCATCAACTATTGGCGGCACAAAATTGTGGAGCTTAAGATTCCCCACCTTTATTTCTGAAGGAAAGCTAAAGTTCGGGGTGCTAATCTCCGAGGATTTTCtcaatggtgaacatttttcttttgtttctcttgTTCTAATCTATACCTCAAGATGCAATAGTTCTTATTGTACTGCTTGGATTGCTCTCTCATTGTAATCAATACTGTTAATTAATATATAATAATCATATATTTTTCATGCAGGAGGGTTTATTTAACACTAACAAGCATTTCATGTTTTTATATGGTAATATGGTGATAGGTTGGAATGTTTGATCACCCAGGAATGTGGATTACTATCGCAGGATATTTTTCCTCTTGATGGTGCTTCCACTGAATGTTATGCACCCCTGTACAACCATATATCTAAGTTTGAATGTTATGCACCCCTGTACAACCATATATCTAAGTTTGCATGTTCATTCAGAAGATTATATTGACTATTCAATTCAGGGTTCAACCTTTGAATAACACAGTTCTGGCTCAGTAGTTTGAGATTCTATTGTGCAACTGGATCTTGATAGACATCTAGACCTATAGCTGCGTTTTATTTTCTTTATCCCTTTTAGAAACTTACACGCTAACTTGGTGGATTAAACCGGTGTTCTAATTAAATGATAAATGAGTATAAGGATTTTCTTTTTTTACTGTTATATGACAAAATGAATGAACATGTGGTCGCTATCCAGATTAGTCAGGCCATCTTGCAAATAACTATGGGATACATTACTGATATTTTCTTAGGATGGCCAAATAGACATGCATTCTTTGATAGGTTAAGTTTTGTTATTCTTTGTACTTATTTGCTCAATCTTTGTAGTGAAATAGTGCAAGATGAGGAACTGGCTCAACTTCAGAGTTTCAGTTAAGTGCACAGTTAAAGAAAAATTATAACAACTCGGATGCAGCTCAGAGGTCAAATATCATGATGCAGAGTAGGCACTAAACCTAATGTATCTACTTGATTTTGTTGTTGCAGATTAAATGGTTATCTTATCTGTACACAACTGATTAGGCAGTATAGCAGTACCCGCACGTTTTGTTTCACCGAGCCGTGTTGCTTATGATTTTAAATTCGAACTGATCTGCTTATGTTCACTAAAGAAATAAATGCATGGATAG from Triticum aestivum cultivar Chinese Spring chromosome 3B, IWGSC CS RefSeq v2.1, whole genome shotgun sequence includes these protein-coding regions:
- the LOC123072665 gene encoding translation initiation factor IF-2 isoform X1, which codes for MPPIRAPPTHSRPPPGVPPPLLLPPPGGRAAAPVLPSSCRRVRSLNIAASEADARPVLVPGGNKAPAAAWKPSPKPLRKAPEKPPAADPVKEDELQGVKKDAGAATAVGDDGARKGNSSPLPPPRKLQDAPAVNLNASCSSEAPVESLRGQAPGGRTEKGWSRPTAPKRGKAASKVVEKHTDVAEVAAPVTPEAVRGRSRCAWVTPTTVGDAAAICSDWGRLERLA
- the LOC123072665 gene encoding pistil-specific extensin-like protein isoform X2, giving the protein MPPIRAPPTHSRPPPGVPPPLLLPPPGGRAAAPVLPSSCRRVRSLNIAASEADARPVLVPGGNKAPAAAWKPSPKPLRKAPEKPPAADPVKEDELQGVKKDAGAATAVGDDGARKGNSSPLPPPRKLQDAPAVNLNASCSSEAPVESLRGQAPGGRTEKGWSRPTAPKRGKAASKVVEKHTDVAEVAAPVTPEAVRGRSRCAWVTPTTDWGRLERLA